One genomic region from Candidatus Nanosynbacter sp. TM7-074 encodes:
- a CDS encoding ABC transporter ATP-binding protein, which translates to MKKSSDDVAIQVNNLTKTFKIPLEPTNRLKSRVTGIFKRNKGYRKFTPLKDISLEIKKGEFFGIVGRNGSGKSTLLKSIAGIYTPNSGSVKVNGSLVPFIELGVGFNPELSGRENVYLNGALLGFSRVEIDSIYNEIVDFAELHEFMEEKLKNYSSGMQVRLAFSVAIQTNADILVLDEVLAVGDAAFQQKCFDYFEDLKNNKQTVVFVTHDMGAVRRFCSRAIYIEDGKIKHQGSPIDIADIYTEVNIDKSNQNQKDREVDTNQVSIEIVEPKKRSFSQDEKLKLGVVVNGIEEQVFANFSLSANGIIFSDRNSRDMPNDFIQNGKKIEFVQPIADLNPGKYDVYISIHRSKDDSTLKHLPRAYSFVVKGKDILRDGPMRSMGEWR; encoded by the coding sequence ATGAAAAAGAGTAGTGACGATGTGGCTATTCAAGTTAATAATTTGACAAAAACCTTTAAAATTCCCTTAGAGCCAACCAACCGCCTAAAGAGTCGGGTTACTGGTATATTCAAGAGAAACAAAGGCTATCGCAAGTTTACACCGCTTAAGGATATATCTTTAGAAATTAAAAAAGGTGAATTTTTTGGTATTGTTGGGCGCAATGGTTCGGGAAAGAGTACCCTGCTTAAAAGCATTGCTGGTATTTATACTCCCAATAGCGGATCGGTAAAGGTTAACGGTTCGCTGGTGCCGTTTATTGAATTAGGTGTGGGTTTTAATCCAGAGTTATCGGGTCGTGAAAACGTCTATTTGAACGGTGCCCTACTGGGTTTTAGTCGAGTAGAGATTGATTCTATTTATAATGAAATAGTTGATTTTGCTGAGCTACATGAATTTATGGAAGAAAAGCTAAAGAACTATTCTAGTGGTATGCAGGTGCGGTTGGCTTTTTCGGTGGCAATTCAAACCAATGCTGATATTTTGGTTTTAGATGAGGTTTTGGCTGTTGGTGACGCTGCATTTCAGCAGAAATGTTTCGATTATTTTGAGGATCTTAAAAATAATAAACAAACAGTTGTTTTTGTGACTCACGATATGGGTGCGGTGCGTAGATTCTGTTCTAGGGCTATCTATATAGAAGATGGTAAGATAAAACACCAGGGTTCGCCTATTGATATAGCTGATATATATACAGAGGTTAACATAGATAAATCAAATCAAAACCAAAAAGATAGGGAGGTAGATACCAACCAGGTTTCAATTGAGATTGTTGAGCCAAAAAAGAGGAGTTTTTCCCAAGATGAAAAGCTAAAATTAGGTGTAGTGGTTAACGGCATCGAAGAACAGGTGTTTGCTAATTTTTCATTGTCGGCTAATGGAATCATATTCTCAGATAGGAATTCGAGAGATATGCCTAATGATTTTATTCAGAATGGTAAAAAGATTGAATTTGTACAACCTATAGCTGACCTAAATCCTGGTAAGTACGATGTCTATATATCTATTCACAGGAGCAAGGATGATAGTACACTTAAGCACCTACCACGAGCATATTCTTTCGTAGTTAAAGGTAAAGATATACTTAGGGATGGTCCGATGCGCTCTATGGGTGAGTGGAGGTAA
- a CDS encoding glycosyltransferase family 2 protein: MNSLAIIVLNWNGADDTLNCVESLQQQTLRPEIIIVDNNSSDDSVERFEDHIKSQKKDAPILIKNSQNLGFAGGINTGLVYAKEHNFEHIGVLNPDAIADKEWCQALVDELSSHPKCGITTGILQRRNSKTLDTTGDFYTTWGLPGPRNRDEPIKNAPNKTGEVFGATGGGAIYRAAMFDDIDMFDEDFFMYYEDVDLSFRAQLAGWKVRFTPKAIAYHKVGASSRKVPGLAVYNTFKNLPLVFIKNVPGKLFWYIGLRFFLTYWLIFASAVRHGNGWPAFKGMLASIILKPAAYKKRLNIQKNRKVSVNYIRGIIHDGPLPNQTGLLKFKRFFRIK, from the coding sequence ATGAACAGTCTTGCTATCATAGTCCTAAATTGGAACGGCGCAGATGACACGCTGAATTGTGTTGAGTCGCTGCAACAGCAGACTCTACGACCAGAGATAATTATTGTTGATAATAACTCAAGTGATGATTCGGTTGAGCGGTTTGAAGACCACATCAAATCTCAGAAGAAAGATGCGCCAATTTTAATTAAAAATAGCCAAAACCTTGGTTTTGCTGGCGGTATTAATACGGGCCTGGTTTACGCAAAAGAACATAATTTTGAACATATCGGCGTGCTTAATCCTGATGCGATTGCAGATAAAGAATGGTGTCAAGCACTCGTTGACGAACTATCTAGTCATCCAAAATGCGGCATTACAACTGGAATTTTACAGCGTCGCAACAGTAAAACTCTCGACACAACCGGCGATTTCTATACCACCTGGGGTCTACCTGGCCCAAGAAACCGCGATGAGCCTATAAAAAATGCACCTAACAAAACTGGTGAAGTTTTTGGCGCGACTGGCGGCGGAGCAATTTATCGCGCAGCAATGTTTGATGATATCGATATGTTCGACGAGGATTTTTTCATGTATTACGAAGATGTCGACCTCAGTTTTCGCGCCCAACTAGCCGGCTGGAAGGTCCGCTTTACGCCCAAAGCCATTGCTTATCATAAGGTTGGCGCCAGCAGCAGAAAAGTGCCTGGTCTCGCCGTTTATAATACCTTCAAAAACCTGCCGTTAGTTTTCATTAAAAACGTTCCAGGAAAATTATTTTGGTATATTGGCCTGCGCTTTTTCTTGACATATTGGCTAATTTTCGCCAGCGCCGTCCGCCACGGCAATGGCTGGCCAGCTTTCAAAGGCATGCTAGCTTCAATTATTCTTAAACCTGCTGCCTACAAAAAGCGCCTAAATATTCAAAAAAACCGCAAAGTCTCTGTCAACTACATCCGCGGTATCATCCACGATGGGCCGTTACCCAATCAAACCGGACTGCTGAAATTTAAGCGTTTTTTCAGGA
- a CDS encoding ABC transporter permease, with the protein MKKGVGLLDRKNRILLRELVVTDFKLRYQGSVLGYIWSVLKPLFLFAILYVVFVYVLQMDRGVPHFAVTLLLGVVLWSFFTEATSNGLGSIVNRGDLIRKLNFPKYIIVISGTISSLINLGINLLVVILFALINGVDFTWHVLWMIPLVLELYVFALGIAMLLSALNVKFRDTGYIWEIFLQAAFYATPIIYPLTMVMERSQKAAEILFINPVAQIIQDARYAMISQDASIVRMTDLIHDWRLAIPGFIILLMVTVGVWYFSKKSKFFAEDI; encoded by the coding sequence ATGAAAAAAGGAGTTGGTCTGTTGGATCGGAAGAATCGAATTCTTTTGCGGGAACTAGTAGTAACTGATTTTAAACTAAGGTATCAGGGTTCGGTACTTGGCTATATTTGGAGTGTTTTGAAACCTCTATTTTTGTTCGCGATTTTGTATGTAGTTTTTGTCTATGTTCTGCAAATGGATCGCGGCGTGCCGCATTTTGCTGTAACCTTACTGCTTGGTGTAGTATTGTGGTCATTTTTTACAGAGGCTACTAGCAATGGCTTGGGCTCAATCGTTAATCGTGGCGACCTGATACGTAAATTGAACTTTCCAAAATATATCATCGTTATTTCTGGTACAATTTCGTCGTTGATTAACCTAGGAATTAATCTTCTAGTGGTTATATTGTTTGCGTTGATTAACGGTGTGGACTTCACCTGGCATGTTTTATGGATGATTCCGCTAGTTTTGGAGCTATATGTTTTTGCTCTAGGTATCGCTATGTTATTGTCGGCGCTAAATGTTAAGTTTCGCGACACTGGCTATATCTGGGAAATTTTTCTGCAAGCGGCATTTTATGCTACACCAATTATTTATCCATTAACTATGGTGATGGAGCGTAGTCAAAAAGCTGCTGAAATTTTGTTTATCAATCCAGTGGCGCAAATTATTCAGGATGCGCGCTATGCGATGATTAGTCAAGACGCCTCAATCGTTAGAATGACTGATTTGATACACGATTGGCGATTGGCGATTCCAGGATTTATTATTCTACTGATGGTTACAGTTGGTGTGTGGTATTTCTCAAAGAAATCAAAGTTTTTTGCGGAGGATATTTAG